The following nucleotide sequence is from Pithys albifrons albifrons isolate INPA30051 chromosome 2, PitAlb_v1, whole genome shotgun sequence.
AAGAGCATTGCTTTAATCTTTTATAGTAGCATTTGCCTTTTATTTCAATGGCTCTTCTTACATTGTAACTGGATGCAGTTTTTCCAGTAGTactctgttgtagtttgggattattatgtaaattctctcccctgccacttaactgcccaggccagcggttaacaaaagaagcagttgactgtgatcgctggggtgggggcaggtttgtctcttttggtttttttttttggatattctcctcagtcttggctcggcggaaggggggagtggggactccaaggaggcaggctgccctgctggttactgctggggtttttccctggctgtcttgccgctgcctacttcggaccaccttttcctgccgtgctgctgcctgccttggatttgctgctggttgctcgtacctttctgcttcttggacggggaacacagggggaagaaactgagtccatctgaaagcccactgctcgtctgtttcgctggagagggactgaaactcactctgcagccagccgagctgtgacaaggacacttaagtataaccttttctcccggaggaaaacctgctgggttttgttgttgttgttttttttttttctcttatggtgttggggaagtgggttgcactagtctgtttacatatatatatatatatatatagcagttatccttcttgtattaaaattccttttcttaaatttgataaagagtggtgtgattattgtggaggaggcccctcccctgcttgtgggtaaaacattttggtttttcccctcaaaccgagacatacTCATATCAGCACAGGATCGGATATCTGGGAGGCATtttccctgacatccaatcccatcagatctggGAAGCTAAGCAAAGTTgggcccagttagtacttggatgggagacctcctgggaatatcAGGGGCTGTAGGTACTAGTcttgaggacttcactggcactgtccaagctcgcttggctgtggcaaatggaccttaggacttagactgtggggccagttctacgcacgctgtgcctcacctaaaaaatccactgtgcaggctggaagggcacacccacgtggggagagcccttcccaaatcttcattctcGAAGCCAAGCCATGCATGCATACATACTCATATCAGTCCTGTAAACACAGGTAAAGTTCTGTTTGCATTGCCATAACAATCAAAAAATATACATACTTTCATCCTCAACAAAGCACTACTTCATTCTATCCATctcttaaataattttcaaaatcattTATTCCATGGCTAAAGGTAACCTTATGCTTAAGTATAATCTGTAATCTAGGTATATGCTTCTAGGTATATGACCTTGCTTTCGTTGACATTAAGTCTACTAAATGTGGCTAACCAAAGTTTAATAAAGTGCGATGATAAAGAcatgtcctattgcttggcTCTTCCCTGCACTTAACAGTTGCCTCTTGTCTGAAATCTTACATGTAGAATTACAATTTTACATGAAAGTGTTTTGCTCCTCGCTGTCTGTTTAGTTTACTGAAGGTACTATGTCATCAGTTTCATTTGTTTAACATAATTTTCAGGAAATATATGAGTAACTCTGAGGATATTCAAAAAGCCATCAACAATTTACGGGTATGATATTGATGGAAATTGGTAGTCATCAATTCCAGAACTTGATTAGTTAACCTGAAAAATTCTTTTGCATATAAAAGAAAGTTCTTAGCTTCATTTACATGTTTTCcaccagctttttttttctgtgatcaCCCTAACACTTTGAAAGTGTATCCTATTAATATGAAGAAGGACTGCTTGCATAACCTAGTAACAGTTCTGAATTTAATGCAAATTCTGATCAAAAGAAAGCAACACTGAAAATGCTACAAACTTCTGTTTCATATATTTTGGTCCAAAAATTAACCACTATTTCTAAGCATGAATTTATCATGAAAATGATTGCAATAATCTCAGTATCTTGTGCCCTAATCACAGGTAGTATTAAGTAGGAAAGTGATGCCTTTTCAAgcacaagagaaaataaatactataTAACTTGttactgaaaagtaaaaaaaaaagccaaacaaacaacaaaaaccaaacccaaaaccaacaaaaaacccacaccaaaacctaaaacaaaacagtgtAAGATGCAGTAAAATGAGTTTACAACAACAAAGAACTTTAGGAAGTGAGATTCTATGGTTTAGTTACCaagttttcaaattttaatCAGCAATCACTTGATTACAGTATACTAAATATCCTTATAGGTAGCAACTGTTGGTGGAAAGCTTGCTTACCTAACAGAAAAAGCAGTAGCAGACACCAGCAGCTGGCAAATAAGGCCATGGGACATACAAACCCAAAATAAGGGATACCTTTCTCTTCACGGAAGGTTGGTTGGCACCTACACCAAAGTAtttgcagagctggagcatCCTTATCCTTCCATCAGGAAGATACACACTAAACATGAGTGACTGATCTTGGGGCAGCACTCACTGGGTAAAATTCAATGGACTACAGGGAAAAAGTAAGTAATTGTTCTCTATGTATGAGTTAGAGGCCCcacattgcaaaagaaaattagattATGCACAAAGAGGTTAGTTAAGAAATCTttaggaaatactgaaaaagaTTTTGGATTACTTTAATGAGGCTGAGAGtagcaaaatatttcacatctccaactatatttttctttcacactAAGCTGTAACCCTCCTCTGTGAACCTCCTGATGCACAAAGGTGTTTATGTAAGTTAGGTGTAACACTGCTACATGACCTATATCTTTATAATAAAAGCAGCTAATAAGGAGTCATCAGCCTGAAATATTCTGTCATTTCTGGTTTAAAAGTCTGAGTACAACTGAAGTATTCAGAGGATGAATAGTCACAGAAAATGCCCCAGTCATGCAACAAAAACATTAGCTGAGAGAAAAGACATAGGTGAAGGTCTTTCTTTAAGAATACACCTAACCACATACCTAATTTGGATGGTACAAATTttaaacagcacagaaaattttttcctccttttttgcTTATGCtcttcaaaaccaaacaaatcatTACTCTGAGGTTTTCTGGTGtacaaaaaaataatccattaaGTGAAAAAGTGACAGGCTTTGTAAAGGAAAATATCATCTACCCTAGTAAGCAATTGCTAGAATATCCTGTAATTTTACTATCCTAAATAAGTATTACATGACATGAAGAAGTGAACTTGCATCAGAAGTGCTGGTCAAGACATCCGGTAAATAAAGCAAGCCCACAGGTACACTTTCTTGGTCTGTCACAGCAAGTGTGATGTGTCTGAAGTAGTGAAGAACTAATGGTGTGCCTGATGCAGACTTCTCTGTCTGGGCTGGTCCTGCCATGCTGCCAGCTGGTCACTGGAAAGGAATGGACCCCTGTGGGACACGAGTCACACAGatgctctgctgtgtgtgtcTAAGGCTGTGAGACACAGTTCAGCCAGTAAGATTACAGCTATTTCACTCAATTCCTTTGTGCTAATGCTTTGTCACAGTTTAAAACACAACTCATGtctgctttcttctcccttATTACATCCGTTGGGCTTGTAGGCACACCTGCTAAAAGGATCATTTCTGGTTGCTTGGTATGGAAAGAACCCCACACCCCAGACAAGTCTTTCAAGAGAATAtttataaaaccaaacaaaacgTATACTGGAATACTCTTAACTTGCACAAAAGTCAGCTCAAACCCTGACAAGTAGTAGGTGTCATACCGAGGAATCACTGCATTTTGTCAAGATACAGGAAAGAGCCCAGAAAAATGTCACattgttgctttttatttgctACAAACAACTGCTTTAAACATTGATCATTTTTTTTGGTAGGAATTATGATGTGAAAACATcctctgtaaaaatatttattttaaaatattttaattttcttttattatttagtTAATTTTTTAGAAGAATATAATCTCATAACATTCATATTTTACACAAGAGGTTTATGATGGAAGTCAAAATAATTTACATGACATCTAGAAACTTATAAATAACACATAATTAATAAATTGTTTAACTGTGATAGTTCCAAAAACATCAATGCATTAAGATGTGTCTGTTCCCCCGAGTCCATCACTCTCTTTAACAAAGTAAATAAGATTTTccagtttttaatattttaaaaaattacttttcagtcTTCCATTTCTACATGAAGTTCCCATTGTTCCTTGAACTGCACAAGATACATTTCTTGGTCCTCTGATGACTCACCAGATACTTCTTTCTCATATAGTCTGAACAAAATTTCCTCTTTCTCAGGATCATCATACTTCAGTACTTCTTCACACACTTGATTTTCAACACCGGACAAAGTAGGAATATACAGTCTCCCATTGTTAGGATCCCAATCAACTAATATGGTCTGTTcatcttctttctctgtgaggCCCTGTGTGATTTTTTCCAGCTGATGATAGGAGGTCTGCCCAGACTTTTCAGTATCCAGGTCCAGAAAGCTGACATGGGTCTCACCTGGTAGTTCATCTGCTGCAACAACCACCTTCAAATTAAGTTCCTCTGTTTCCTGTCCCAAAGAAAGATCTGCTACCCTCACCTCAAGCTGGGGAGGACATAGCTGTCCTGTTTCCATATCAACCAAGTCCCCCAAAACGATCTGTGGCTCACCCCATAGCACTCTGGGGGCAGAAAACTTCTCTTCTACTTTTTGACCAAGGCTGAAGTCTTCAGCCCTTATATCATGTTCATACTCTACAACccctgcatttttctctctcaaagtATTCTGTGTTCCAGACGGGCCATGAGATATCCAGTTTCCAGTCTGGTCCCCTTCCACTAAAACACCTTCTTTGTGTGAAATCTCTTCATGTGAAATATCAAgtaagtgttttgttttcagtactTCTTTAGAAGACAAATCCTTCCCTTCAGTGCCATTGTGATCAGTGTAATAGTGAAGACTCTTCCTTTCTGATAGATGACTGGATTCCTTATGGTCATCCCCATTAACAGTGATCAGGTTGACCACTATTTTTTCACTTGGTATGAAAACCTTTTCCTTGCATTTGTCAGTGTACTGCCATACCTGGAaagtaagaaatattttgagtGAAGTATAATAAAAATACCATCTTGCTGCTTCTTATAACatcagatattttttaaaatataagtcTAGGTTAGACCTTATTAGGAGGTTATTCcaatttggagaagaaaaacattaattatATAAATACTCATGACTGTCAATATTCTCCCCTTTTTTTACTCTCTCCAAAGTAAAACTATATTATGACCACTTCTAATATCCCTTTTCTCATGTTCCCTATGTCAAAATAATGGTTAGAACAATTCTGTCAaatactggttttgtttccatCAGCATAAACTCAAGtgactttaaagaaaacatcagaATTGTCCTTGCATCAAAGCTTACTGAATCTATTCCCTCTTTTTAAGCAGTGAAGAAACCAATTCCCACAAGCAGAGTCAGGTAACATGTACAGCTTACAGGGAAGAAAATACCAGGTTTCCTTTCAGAGAGGGAGCTATACAATGGGTTGAAGTGCAATGTGTGGAGCCTGCATTATGCAGTCTGCCACAGGCTGCTTTTGTGACTCTGTGAGCAATCATCTGGTTTTCCTAAACAGGAATTTTTCTGAAATGAGTATTATTTCTAACAGGAATAAATACTGTGGGGGCAGTCGCCAAAGTGAAGTGCAATAGGAATAGCAACCATAAGCTGCATTTCAGTGCTTTCAAGCTTGAATGGAAGTCTAAGACCTCTAATCAATGTACCAGGTAGTCTAAAAGGTCCTGCGGGTCAGAAGTGCTGGACCAAAACAAACTGCTTTTTCCACCTCTCCCTGACCATACATGGTGCCCACATGGAATAGTCTGTAGGTTGGGAAAGATGGAAAACATCGTTATAATATCAGGTGTATATTCACTGGTTACTTTAACTGCATCCAAAGGTGGAGGTAGGGTAGTTGAACTAGATCTTTGAAGGCCTCCACCAACCCACTCTAGCCAGTGCCTTTTCAAGTGCAGGAGGTGTCTCAGTGCCCATCTGAACACATTGATGCAGTGGCTGCTCTACTCCTTCTGAGCCATTCTGAACCCACAGTCACTCTGTGAAGATTTCTCCTGttatccctgtgctgctctaaATTTCTTCAGAAAGGTCAGCATGTTGAAATCAACTCCCTTGTATGTCCCATCCCACGGTGTCATGCTGATTGGATTAACATTGAAATGTTAATCCAATTCATTACTGTAACTGCATGTTTGAGCAACTTGTTTAAAGATAGCCGTGAGAAAGCTCTGCTCAGCTCATAAACTGGAAACCAGCAACATTTAATAGATTGTATGGGCTCTTTCTAAAAACTAATAAACTCTGCAGCACTATGAaatttgcaaacattttttgCAGAACGTGTTTTGGGGCTATCTAAGTAACAGAATGTGTTTGTTCATACATTTTTGGGTGTTACAAAATGATACAGTGTTTGAAAATATTCTTGAAATCCAGATTAAATTACCTGGTTTATACACATATGTTTAGTCCTTCAGAATCACAATTAGGTGGAAAAACCTAGTATTACCCAGTAATAGTCCAATAGAACATCAGGGGGTTTCTGGACTGCTTAATTGTCTTCCCTTCTTGTTTCTGAATTCAACAAattattaactttttttcaACTGAATTTCTATAGTGCTTCATCTTAGATAAATTAACTGAGTTTTGATTTCGCAACAGAGCTTGCCTCAGTGCACCCCAGACCTTGATTAAGGCAATGGCTCTTCCCAAACCAACAGCTCTGTTCTGATTCTTCTTAGCTCTGGTCATCTTTTCAGATCTGGTCATCTTTTTAGACACAGTTACTAACTTAAGATATTACTCAAGTTAGCAACTGTTTCTCTAGCATTTAATAACACGCAAagtagttttcttttcttgatcTCAGTAGCAAGAGCTTTTATTTGGAGTTAGCCATGGTTTCCTCCAAACCTGCTTGAAAACCCCAGAAAATGCACAGCTCTGCTATGACTGCCAGGGTTGCCAGTGATCTCCTGCAACAGAAAACACATACCAGGTTTGTtggatgtttttgtttgtggaCATGAATATACTTGTGCACACAATAGAatgtcactgaaataaaaaggacaGCCAGCATAGTAGGCAGAACATATCCAAATACGATTCTTATAGTCTCATCTTCTGTtttatctgttaaaaaaaatcaaaagttttCATTGTAACAAGCAACTTTTTAATGCATTCAGACAGTAATGTGTGTATTCACCACACTGCTTTTTGGATACAGAATGCAAAGGTGTTAGATAAACATGGAActtgcaggaaataaaaaaaaatcatttgacCTACAAGACCATTTTTACTACTGTCTAAATTATAAATGAAATTCTAAAATGAAGTACCAACCCCTCCCTTAGGTTCTCCTGTTGCTAACTTCAGACTGACCCAACTCTGCCACTCCCAAACCTTGTTCAGGGAGAAAAACATCCTCAAAAAAGATTCAAAAAATTCAGATACTCTTCTTCAGCAGTACTGACGTACCGTCCAGTCAGTAGTTCTCAGCTATGTTTTATTAAAGGCAAAGATTTTTTCATCATTACAAATGCACAGAGAAGTGAGAAACCATGCTAATTTTCACTCTCAAAATGGACAAATAAAAAACTCACAAATACAATCACCATGACTTTTTTCTAACTCACGTCTTCTCTTTGTAATTTGCCAGCTTTCACATACCTTTCAGGGTAGCAATGCAATGTTCTTTGGAAAAGCCACTGTCCAAAAGTGGTGTGGAGACATGTATCTGTGCACTGACACAATAAGCTGTTCCAGGTTCTAACCAGGGCACAACCAAGGTGTGGTTGCTGATGGAGAAGAACCACtggaagacattaaaaaaatgtatttccccCTCTTTAACTTCTCAGCTAAAGAAAGGTCACAAGCACACATTTTCTGGAAAGATTAATAATATTGTAAGAGCTGGCAGTTGTATCCTTCTTTTTCCAAATGCAATCAACATTCAAGTTACTTATTAGGTCACATCCTCTCTGGGTATTTTCTCTTCCAGTCAAACATTCTACCACTACTCAAAAGTTTCATGCTTCACATGAAGTAGGACTATGTGCCACTACCAGCCCACATTCTCATGCTGATGTTGCAACAGAACTAAAGCATCACTTCAGCCCTATCTTGATGCATAAACCAATAAAAAGTACATGGCATGGTTCCACAAAATCCTTCAAATGGGGATATTATGGTAAAGATAGGAGCCTTAGGGTAGTAACAGGTCTCATGTAGACATTGACGTCCAAAGTAATTACTATATATTCCAAATCTTTATCAAAGAAATctcaaacaaaaaatccaaaaccaaccAAGTAAAACCAACTGAAACACTCAACCACTTTTGTCTGCCTCTAATTGCTGACCTTGGAATTTTAATATCCTTTTTGACATAAGGTGACCTCTTAGGTGTaaagtttctgtgttttcaggaaGTTCAGAGATTTGCTATACAAAGGTTGTGCCTGGGAACAAACATGAATGTTTTTGCAGCTGATCACTGACCTCTTCCTCATCTGCTGTGTTTATGCTGGGAACTACTACTTgctaaaatgaaatgtaaatctGCAGAAGCAAAAGATGATGTTCAGATGTGGTGACAAAGGATGTGCTTTGTCATGATGTATTTTGAGTATTGCCAGTAGACTGACTGACTGTGGAGTGTCTCACAACCTTACAATTCCGATAAGGCTATGAATCTTATTTCAATCCTTCCTGTTACAGACAAAGTGCATTTCAAGAAGCACAGAGCACAGATTTAATAGGAGCAGTCCTACAGTCTTGTCAAAACTTACCCGCTTCTTAGTTTTTTTGTTGAGGACAGACACGTTGTATTGGAGGCCAGGATACACTTGAAGCAGAGACATGGATTCTTCCTCAGGACTTCTCTTCCACTTCTCAGGAGCAGTCAGAATGATTGAAATAGATTTGTCAGTAGAAGATACACTTACTATGGGTGGATCAATTTTAGCTGGAAAAATGAACATGTACAAAAAGCAGTCAAATTCAGCGGAAGCACACTGATTTGATCAGTTTCTTAAAgttaattatattaatttttttacaatgtttgGGGAAGTCTAAGTTGGACTTTGAACAATTTATTCATATTggtagaaaattatttcaactaATAACTAAAAGGATCTTTACAGGGAGAAAGCAAACACTGACTTGGAATTTTGCCTAGGAGTTCCTGGGACTTCACAGGATAAATGACCTTGAAACTCAATTTGCTAAAGCAATCTAAATTACCAGCATGTTCTCAGATTATCTGGCACAGATAAGACATTTTGGGCTCTAGAGTACAATTACTGCTTGGTTAAATAAAGTCTTTTCAAAATCAGAGGTCTTTAGACTGTGGATGTGCCACAGCTTTTATTTGCCTTGAGTAAGGCTTTACCATAGCATGACAAAGTATTCAGTATATAtaaaactacatatatatatatatatatatatatatatatatatatgtgtgtgtgtgtgtgtgtataaaaacCACACATATATCCAAATTCCAACTTGATTATTTCAATTACTTCTGCCAAAAGCAAAAATGTGAAACAACTACAAAAAGAAGTAACTGcatgttaaaattaaaacatcataTGCCATAAATGCATATGCAGTCCGAGCACACAGTATTAATCAAGGCTGTTGAACACCTGGCTGTGTGCTCAGCCTTCCTTACTGTCTGTAAGAGGGTTGAATCGCGTGGTCTCCACCCAGTCAGAGAACATCCCATTTAGGAAGGATTTAACGCTTGCGTAGTATTGTTCTTCGTAGTCAGAGGTTTCGCTGGAGAGGTCACACCATGTTCTGTTTATATTCCTGCATTCTGGCTTTCTAATCCATTTGCCAACACCATATCTATattgaagaagaaagagaaaggagctGTCCAAATAGCCATTATATTAGTCACCTGATAATATAATTTTGTGTGCCATATTACAGTTGATAAAACAGCTTGCTTGTTTTGCAGAAATCTGCAATTTCAAGGAATTCCCAGCTTTAGTAGATGAAGCACAAGACTTCTGCAAGttctgatgaaaaataaatccagagcAGACTCTACCCAGAGCAGGTCAGATGAAGCTAACAGAGATGTTACTGATACCAATCTAAATCAAGTTTTGCTTGCACAGACCAGAGATCTCTCAACTTCAATCTCCACAGCTTTAGTTTAAACATGGAGTAACAGTCAGGATAAGAGACAAAGAGCTCTGTCAGAATGGTCAGTCACTCATCCTCATGTACAGAGATGATGCTCAGGGTCTCCAAGATGAGTGACAGAAGACTACTGATTCCTAGGTGTGGCTTCTTTTTCCAGTTTGAAAGAACGACTCCACTGGAATACAATGAACTTCAAAGCCCATCTAGTTGAAAAAGTGGCATAAATCTGGTACCAGCAACACCTCGGTACTGAACAGCTCTTACACACTTGTAGAACAAATCAAGATTTCCTTAGAATTTTCATGTTTGAATTTTCTCAGTAGCTCCTGCTCCTCAAATTTGCATTATTAAGAATTCCCCTTTGGCTGCTCATTAGTAAGGGCACATGGCAGCTTCTGCATGATTGCAGGACAAGATCACCACCACCATTTTCCACCTATCACAAGGCCTTGCTCTCCTAGGTGGGTAGAGGCAcatatgaatatttttgtaCTCAGTGTGAAAGATGGCCATACCTATGGCTACAGAATCTTTGGTGGAccagctgcccctgcagagtcAGTGTAGCCAGTGCTCTCTGAGCATTTTACCACCTATAAAATTGTAATTCATTCCATAATTGCAGGGCACTCTCCTCCTTTCTAGGCAGTGGACTGTGTCACTCCTCTGTTAGCACAGAGGGCAAGATCTGAGCAAAAGAGGTTGCAGTTTCTGACTGTAGAAGCAACTCCCTGCTTTTTTTAGTAGCCAGTTTAAGTCACAGGAAACTTCTAGAGATCtacatttgttttcagtgttctgAAAATGTTCCTAGATTGAGGGAAGTGTAAATATTAGAGGTAAAAATTGGGAAGATTACATAATCTGTGACAACAGTGCTACACCTATTTAGAAGCCAAACCTCTCTCAGCGTCCTTCAGAATGACACAGTGCTATCTTGGTGGCAATAAAGGAAATGGATTCTGGATCTCATGCATGCAGGCCTTGACAATATGAGGGCCTGATTCCAACCACATAACTTGGTTTTCTACAATGCTTGATAATGTCAGTGGATTTtctcctgggctggagaggtTTGCTGGATCAAAAGAAATCTGAGAGTGGGTCTGTTTGGAGACACTAATGAAGCACTGGGTGTTATTAGTATTGTATTAAATACTAAATCTCCATATCCATTTAAACGTGTAGACTCATGGGGACAGATGCCAATCCAAAGCAGTCCTTTTCATgcttctgtttaatttttcaggaaTGCCTCTGAAACCTTCCATAGTATTAGAATACTGCATCCTACACTTATTTCACAGGAAGAGTGTCTCCTTACACGTGGATGTGAAGTAA
It contains:
- the IL20RA gene encoding interleukin-20 receptor subunit alpha isoform X2 encodes the protein MKNVLHWSAPKGTGSGVLYKVKYSVYGVGKWIRKPECRNINRTWCDLSSETSDYEEQYYASVKSFLNGMFSDWVETTRFNPLTDTKIDPPIVSVSSTDKSISIILTAPEKWKRSPEEESMSLLQVYPGLQYNVSVLNKKTKKRWFFSISNHTLVVPWLEPGTAYCVSAQIHVSTPLLDSGFSKEHCIATLKDKTEDETIRIVFGYVLPTMLAVLFISVTFYCVHKYIHVHKQKHPTNLVWQYTDKCKEKVFIPSEKIVVNLITVNGDDHKESSHLSERKSLHYYTDHNGTEGKDLSSKEVLKTKHLLDISHEEISHKEGVLVEGDQTGNWISHGPSGTQNTLREKNAGVVEYEHDIRAEDFSLGQKVEEKFSAPRVLWGEPQIVLGDLVDMETGQLCPPQLEVRVADLSLGQETEELNLKVVVAADELPGETHVSFLDLDTEKSGQTSYHQLEKITQGLTEKEDEQTILVDWDPNNGRLYIPTLSGVENQVCEEVLKYDDPEKEEILFRLYEKEVSGESSEDQEMYLVQFKEQWELHVEMED
- the IL20RA gene encoding interleukin-20 receptor subunit alpha isoform X1, whose amino-acid sequence is MVAGQPCRGAAWLLLLPLLLPPAPAARTGELYCSLLNPRNVRFESINMKNVLHWSAPKGTGSGVLYKVKYSVYGVGKWIRKPECRNINRTWCDLSSETSDYEEQYYASVKSFLNGMFSDWVETTRFNPLTDTKIDPPIVSVSSTDKSISIILTAPEKWKRSPEEESMSLLQVYPGLQYNVSVLNKKTKKRWFFSISNHTLVVPWLEPGTAYCVSAQIHVSTPLLDSGFSKEHCIATLKDKTEDETIRIVFGYVLPTMLAVLFISVTFYCVHKYIHVHKQKHPTNLVWQYTDKCKEKVFIPSEKIVVNLITVNGDDHKESSHLSERKSLHYYTDHNGTEGKDLSSKEVLKTKHLLDISHEEISHKEGVLVEGDQTGNWISHGPSGTQNTLREKNAGVVEYEHDIRAEDFSLGQKVEEKFSAPRVLWGEPQIVLGDLVDMETGQLCPPQLEVRVADLSLGQETEELNLKVVVAADELPGETHVSFLDLDTEKSGQTSYHQLEKITQGLTEKEDEQTILVDWDPNNGRLYIPTLSGVENQVCEEVLKYDDPEKEEILFRLYEKEVSGESSEDQEMYLVQFKEQWELHVEMED
- the IL20RA gene encoding interleukin-20 receptor subunit alpha isoform X3; its protein translation is MFFTGQHRKAQAVESSTRYGVGKWIRKPECRNINRTWCDLSSETSDYEEQYYASVKSFLNGMFSDWVETTRFNPLTDTKIDPPIVSVSSTDKSISIILTAPEKWKRSPEEESMSLLQVYPGLQYNVSVLNKKTKKRWFFSISNHTLVVPWLEPGTAYCVSAQIHVSTPLLDSGFSKEHCIATLKDKTEDETIRIVFGYVLPTMLAVLFISVTFYCVHKYIHVHKQKHPTNLVWQYTDKCKEKVFIPSEKIVVNLITVNGDDHKESSHLSERKSLHYYTDHNGTEGKDLSSKEVLKTKHLLDISHEEISHKEGVLVEGDQTGNWISHGPSGTQNTLREKNAGVVEYEHDIRAEDFSLGQKVEEKFSAPRVLWGEPQIVLGDLVDMETGQLCPPQLEVRVADLSLGQETEELNLKVVVAADELPGETHVSFLDLDTEKSGQTSYHQLEKITQGLTEKEDEQTILVDWDPNNGRLYIPTLSGVENQVCEEVLKYDDPEKEEILFRLYEKEVSGESSEDQEMYLVQFKEQWELHVEMED